The Mytilus galloprovincialis chromosome 7, xbMytGall1.hap1.1, whole genome shotgun sequence genome has a window encoding:
- the LOC143081747 gene encoding neuropeptide S receptor-like — protein sequence MNNNSSYHFHGGNWNCHPVNGVTVSLSDCKNRIHMVDHKIWTPDVIQRVVSLIVIMIVTIIGNTAIIFVLSCTRYRKKNSRVNMFIINLAVGDLTVCFVTMTTEILFVAFGEWVLGNAACKILTYLQIVTLASTTFILTSMSIDRYCTLCRPFQFHQPSSALRAKRMCLTSWLLAFIFASPQLLIFVQTKEQVFDNGHVQYGCKSQGYTAPWQRKVYFTFLTSYILIIPVIIMSYCYISVVLCVWRQGKPFRNQSGKFCQNASAKNTISTAKVKTIKMTLTIIITFIACWTPYFVTTLIKIYSDYKFTIPSSVMVFAETAALLQSAFNPILYGCFNIKVKHLMTDHCCPGKIYKVKTGRAYNVGASGTIVVTGKINYYLRHDSKEGSSSGGSSRGYVFKENDEKCFKLKVRFISKGSINQDSSEAGQI from the coding sequence ATGAACAATAACAGTTCGTATCATTTCCACGGAGGAAATTGGAATTGTCATCCTGTAAATGGAGTAACAGTGTCGTTATCAGATTGTAAAAACAGGATACATATGGTGGATCATAAAATATGGACCCCAGACGTTATTCAACGAGTAGTGTCTTTGATTGTTATAATGATAGTCACGATTATAGGAAATACAGCGATCATTTTTGTACTTTCTTGCACGAGATACAGAAAGAAAAACAGTCGAGTTAATATGTTCATTATTAATCTTGCCGTTGGAGATTTAACTGTTTGTTTTGTAACTATGACAACTGAAATTCTTTTTGTGGCATTCGGTGAATGGGTACTTGGCAATGCTGCGTGTAAGATATTGACTTATCTACAAATTGTAACCTTAGCAAGCACGACATTCATTTTGACCTCCATGAGTATTGACAGATATTGTACATTGTGTCGACCATTCCAGTTTCACCAACCATCGTCTGCTCTACGCGCCAAACGAATGTGTTTAACGTCTTGGTTACTTGCTTTTATATTTGCCTCTCCACAATTGCTCATATTTGTTCAGACAAAGGAACAGGTTTTTGACAACGGACACGTACAATATGGATGTAAAAGTCAAGGTTATACAGCGCCATGGCAACGAAaggtttattttacctttttgacCTCATATATTTTGATAATTCCTGTCATCATTATGTCATATTGTTATATCAGCGTTGTTTTGTGTGTTTGGCGTCAAGGTAAACCGTTTAGAAATCAGAGTGGAAAATTCTGTCAGAATGCGTCCGCAAAGAACACAATATCAACGgcaaaagtaaaaacaataaaGATGACCCTGACAATTATCATAACATTTATCGCATGCTGGACACCGTATTTTGTAACAACGCTCATTAAAATATACAGCGACTATAAATTCACAATACCATCGTCAGTAATGGTGTTTGCTGAAACAGCTGCCTTATTGCAGAGTGCGTTCAATCCAATTTTATACGGGTGTTTTAATATTAAAGTAAAACATTTAATGACTGACCACTGCTGTCCAGGGAAAATATACAAAGTTAAAACTGGACGTGCATATAATGTTGGTGCATCTGGTACAATCGTTGTAACGGGGAAGATAAATTATTATCTTCGCCATGATTCGAAAGAAGGTAGTAGTTCCGGTGGAAGCAGTAGGGGGTATGTTTTTAAAGAAAACGATGaaaaatgtttcaaattaaaagttCGTTTTATTTCTAAAGGCTCAATCAATCAAGACAGCAGCGAAGCAGgacaaatttaa